Proteins from a single region of Sinorhizobium alkalisoli:
- a CDS encoding alanyl-tRNA editing protein, with amino-acid sequence MTRSVTALFRNDFYLSTCEAQVTGLLEDGGIELDQTCFYAASGGQPGDTGFLEREDGSRIVIADTRHGATKDVIVHLPNLGQPQPAVGEKLVLHIDWPRRYRLMRMHTACHLLSVVCPYPITGAAVGVEESRVDFDMSETIDKEQVTAALMKLVDENHPVYVQWITDEELAANPGIVKSKNVRPPVGLGRVSLVCIGENSAIDSQPCGGTHVSETQEVGAIHIAKIEKKGKENRRFRIRFGTPDDRAAV; translated from the coding sequence ATGACCAGAAGCGTGACCGCCCTTTTCCGTAATGATTTCTATCTGTCGACCTGCGAGGCGCAGGTCACGGGGCTCCTGGAGGATGGCGGGATCGAACTGGACCAGACCTGCTTCTACGCCGCCTCCGGCGGCCAGCCGGGCGACACGGGCTTTCTCGAGCGCGAGGACGGGAGTCGCATCGTCATCGCCGACACGCGGCATGGCGCCACCAAGGACGTCATCGTGCATCTGCCCAACCTCGGGCAGCCGCAGCCGGCCGTCGGCGAGAAGCTCGTCCTGCACATCGACTGGCCGCGTCGCTATCGGCTGATGCGCATGCACACGGCCTGCCACCTGCTTTCCGTCGTCTGCCCCTATCCGATCACCGGCGCCGCCGTCGGCGTGGAGGAAAGCCGCGTCGATTTCGACATGAGCGAAACGATAGACAAGGAACAGGTGACAGCGGCCCTGATGAAGCTCGTCGACGAAAACCACCCGGTCTACGTGCAATGGATCACGGACGAGGAACTCGCCGCCAATCCCGGCATCGTCAAATCGAAGAATGTCCGCCCTCCCGTCGGGCTCGGGCGCGTGAGCCTTGTCTGCATCGGCGAGAACTCTGCTATCGACAGTCAGCCCTGCGGCGGCACCCATGTCTCCGAGACCCAGGAGGTCGGCGCGATCCATATCGCAAAGATCGAAAAGAAGGGTAAGGAGAACCGGCGGTTTCGCATACGATTCGGAACGCCGGACGATCGCGCTGCCGTCTAA
- a CDS encoding cysteine synthase A yields MRVLPSVLEAIGNTPLIRLKAVSEATGCNILGKAEFLNPGQSVKDRAALWIIRAAERAGTLRPGGVIVEGTAGNTGIGLAVVGSALGYRTVIVIPETQSEEKKDALRLMGAELVEVPAVPYKNPNNYVKISGRLAEELASTEPNGAIWANQFDNVANRQAHVDTTAPEIWRDTDGKIDGFICAVGSGGTLAGVAEGLRARNPDVKIGIADPEGAALYNYYAHGELKASGSSITEGIGQGRITANLEGFTPDFAYQIPDTEAVPYVFDLIEEEGICVGGSTGINIAGAVRLARELGPGHTIVTILCDYGNRYQSKLFNPDFLNSKGLPVPGWLARTSSITVPYEPVE; encoded by the coding sequence ATGCGTGTTCTTCCGTCCGTGCTTGAAGCAATCGGCAATACGCCGTTGATCCGGCTCAAGGCCGTCTCCGAAGCCACCGGCTGCAACATCCTCGGCAAGGCGGAATTTCTCAATCCTGGACAGTCGGTGAAGGACCGGGCAGCCCTCTGGATCATCCGCGCCGCCGAGAGAGCCGGCACGCTCCGGCCGGGCGGCGTGATCGTCGAAGGCACGGCCGGCAATACGGGCATCGGCCTTGCCGTCGTGGGAAGCGCCTTGGGCTATCGCACGGTCATCGTCATCCCGGAGACCCAGAGCGAGGAAAAGAAGGATGCGCTTCGCCTGATGGGCGCCGAACTGGTGGAGGTCCCGGCGGTGCCTTACAAGAACCCCAACAACTATGTGAAGATTTCCGGGCGGCTGGCGGAGGAACTCGCCAGCACCGAGCCAAACGGCGCCATCTGGGCGAACCAGTTCGACAACGTCGCCAACCGGCAGGCGCATGTCGACACGACCGCGCCGGAGATCTGGCGGGACACCGATGGCAAGATCGACGGCTTCATCTGCGCCGTCGGCTCCGGCGGCACGCTCGCCGGGGTGGCCGAGGGGCTGCGCGCCCGAAATCCCGACGTCAAGATCGGCATTGCCGATCCGGAAGGCGCCGCCCTTTACAACTATTATGCGCATGGCGAGCTGAAGGCGAGCGGCAGCTCGATTACCGAAGGCATTGGCCAGGGCCGAATCACCGCCAATCTCGAGGGATTCACACCGGACTTCGCCTACCAGATCCCCGATACGGAAGCCGTGCCCTACGTCTTCGACCTGATCGAGGAGGAAGGCATCTGCGTCGGCGGTTCCACCGGGATCAACATTGCCGGCGCCGTGCGGCTGGCGCGGGAACTCGGGCCCGGGCATACGATCGTGACGATCCTGTGCGACTATGGCAACCGCTATCAATCGAAGCTCTTCAACCCCGACTTTCTCAACTCGAAGGGCCTGCCGGTGCCCGGCTGGCTTGCGCGGACCTCGAGCATCACTGTTCCCTACGAACCAGTCGAGTGA
- a CDS encoding SDR family NAD(P)-dependent oxidoreductase: protein MTTAFTARPEHGLAWITGASSGIGRAVALQLVEEGYCVVVTARSHDKLVALQHEATGPGKMIVLDGDVTHPHDMERVITAIEYEHGQVALAILNAGVAIPVRGDDLHHDAFDRSFAVNLQGVVNCLVPLVEHMKAKGHGQIAIVSSVAGYGGLPMNAAYGATKAALINMAESLKFDLDQIGIRLQLICPGFVDTRGAVKGDFPRPALVSAETAAARISQGLKSGRFEITFPKRFTYLVKLLKFLPYGVYFPVLRWLMPWRAPRNTAPKHKESRSKGRPRQAV, encoded by the coding sequence ATGACGACTGCTTTTACCGCCCGCCCAGAGCACGGTCTGGCATGGATAACCGGCGCGAGTTCGGGAATCGGGCGCGCCGTGGCCCTGCAACTCGTCGAGGAAGGCTATTGCGTCGTCGTCACGGCGCGCAGCCACGACAAGTTGGTCGCTCTGCAGCACGAAGCGACAGGGCCGGGGAAAATGATCGTCCTCGACGGGGACGTGACCCACCCCCATGACATGGAGCGGGTGATCACGGCGATCGAATACGAGCATGGACAGGTGGCGCTCGCGATCCTCAATGCGGGCGTCGCAATCCCCGTGCGTGGTGACGATCTGCATCACGATGCCTTCGACAGGAGTTTCGCCGTCAACCTCCAGGGCGTTGTCAATTGCCTTGTGCCGCTCGTCGAACATATGAAAGCGAAGGGGCATGGGCAGATCGCCATCGTCTCCTCCGTTGCGGGCTATGGCGGCCTGCCCATGAACGCCGCCTACGGTGCGACCAAGGCAGCTCTCATCAACATGGCCGAGAGCCTTAAATTCGATCTCGACCAAATCGGCATACGCCTGCAACTGATCTGTCCGGGATTCGTCGATACACGCGGCGCCGTAAAGGGCGATTTCCCGCGACCCGCACTCGTCAGCGCCGAGACGGCGGCGGCGCGGATTTCGCAAGGGCTGAAGTCCGGACGCTTCGAGATCACCTTCCCGAAACGCTTCACCTATCTCGTCAAGCTGCTCAAGTTTCTGCCCTATGGGGTCTATTTTCCGGTTCTCCGCTGGCTGATGCCGTGGCGGGCACCGCGCAACACGGCGCCCAAGCACAAGGAGTCCCGTTCAAAGGGACGGCCGCGTCAGGCGGTGTGA
- a CDS encoding SMR family transporter — MPVFSFSSFAFAVLAGLFDVAANLASSRSNGFSHRGWGVLSIALVLAAFALLAEAVKGMELAIAYAVLGATGIFGTAISGRLLFGQRLKPIGWIGLCLIFGAVLVLHTA, encoded by the coding sequence ATGCCAGTCTTTTCCTTCTCCTCCTTCGCCTTCGCAGTGCTGGCCGGCCTTTTCGACGTGGCTGCCAACCTCGCCTCCTCGAGATCGAACGGCTTTAGTCACCGCGGCTGGGGTGTGCTTTCGATTGCGCTCGTGCTCGCCGCCTTTGCGCTGCTCGCGGAGGCCGTCAAAGGCATGGAATTGGCGATCGCCTATGCCGTGCTGGGCGCTACCGGCATATTTGGAACGGCGATCTCGGGCCGCCTTCTCTTTGGCCAGAGATTGAAGCCGATCGGGTGGATCGGTCTCTGCCTGATCTTCGGTGCGGTGCTGGTGCTTCACACCGCCTGA
- a CDS encoding SMR family transporter produces the protein MRFAWFFLILAIGTEIAGLTAMKAAGGAYVGHAVMYGSIALSYVFLAMAVKTIPVGVAYAIWEGSGVALITLVSVMVFDHVLTGREMLGLSMAVSGILLVNAGKVQDEESAA, from the coding sequence ATGCGCTTCGCGTGGTTTTTCCTGATTCTCGCCATTGGCACCGAAATCGCCGGCCTCACCGCCATGAAGGCCGCCGGGGGCGCCTATGTCGGCCATGCGGTCATGTATGGCTCGATCGCGCTCTCCTACGTGTTTCTTGCTATGGCGGTGAAGACGATTCCCGTCGGGGTCGCCTACGCGATCTGGGAAGGCTCGGGCGTCGCGCTGATCACGCTCGTCTCGGTCATGGTCTTCGATCACGTGCTGACCGGTCGCGAGATGCTCGGCCTCTCCATGGCCGTGTCCGGTATCCTTCTCGTCAATGCCGGCAAGGTGCAGGACGAGGAAAGCGCGGCATGA
- a CDS encoding YrbL family protein: MIFLNRRCFVTKLSHLMGEDMFDGKISLSDWHQCAGGHQRCVFEHDLYPNILVKVLRIRGNSGERQSTRMLRFIDRFKRFGAYRTFRREVDEFIEQARKFTLSDTADLPIPGVLGFVQTEHGLGLVVEKITMANGQLAPTLRDLALAGRLTARHLAMIDELFERCRRLHIVLMDCNAGNFVVTDRRGFEELMCIDGTGEKSPLRIFALSRRANGFRLRQMREKLFLKLARTLNDPAALPNEGHVHTVLEPYLRPKRRLHAVEGVPDALNVSRAS, translated from the coding sequence TTGATTTTCCTCAACCGGCGCTGTTTTGTCACAAAACTTTCACACTTAATGGGCGAGGACATGTTCGACGGCAAGATCTCCCTTTCCGACTGGCACCAATGTGCAGGCGGGCACCAGCGGTGTGTTTTCGAGCATGACCTCTACCCGAATATTTTGGTCAAGGTTCTCAGAATCAGGGGCAACAGCGGCGAGCGCCAATCGACGCGGATGCTGCGCTTCATCGATCGCTTCAAGCGGTTCGGTGCCTACCGGACATTTCGACGCGAAGTCGACGAGTTCATCGAACAGGCCCGAAAGTTCACCCTGTCCGACACAGCCGATCTCCCCATCCCCGGAGTGCTGGGCTTCGTTCAGACCGAACACGGCCTCGGTCTCGTGGTCGAGAAGATCACTATGGCAAACGGACAGTTGGCCCCAACCTTGCGCGACCTGGCGCTGGCGGGGCGGTTGACGGCCAGGCACCTGGCGATGATTGACGAACTTTTCGAGCGCTGTCGCCGGCTTCACATCGTGCTGATGGATTGCAATGCCGGCAACTTCGTAGTGACGGACCGTCGCGGTTTTGAGGAACTGATGTGCATCGACGGGACCGGTGAAAAAAGCCCGTTGCGCATTTTCGCTCTCAGCCGCAGGGCCAACGGCTTCAGACTGCGGCAAATGCGTGAGAAGCTGTTTCTCAAACTCGCCAGAACCTTGAACGATCCGGCGGCGCTGCCCAACGAGGGGCACGTCCACACGGTCCTAGAGCCGTATCTGCGGCCGAAGCGCAGACTTCACGCGGTCGAGGGCGTTCCGGACGCACTCAACGTTTCACGGGCCAGCTAG
- the lexA gene encoding transcriptional repressor LexA, which translates to MLTRKQQELLLFIHERMKESGVPPSFDEMKDALDLASKSGIHRLITALEERGFIRRLPNRARALEVIKLPEAYTTPAQPRRGFSPSVIEGSLGKPSAAPRVEAPPAETSSIAVPVMGRIAAGVPISAIQNNTHEVSVPLDMIGNGEHYALEIKGDSMIEAGILDGDTVIIRNASTASPGDIVVALIDDEEATLKRFRRKGASIALEAANPAYETRIFGPDRVKIQGKLVGLIRRYH; encoded by the coding sequence ATGCTGACCCGCAAGCAACAGGAATTGCTTCTCTTCATTCATGAACGAATGAAAGAGTCGGGAGTCCCGCCGTCCTTCGATGAAATGAAAGACGCGCTCGATCTTGCGTCGAAGTCGGGCATCCACCGGTTGATCACTGCGCTCGAGGAGCGGGGCTTCATTCGCCGGCTTCCCAATCGGGCACGCGCACTTGAAGTCATCAAGCTGCCGGAAGCCTATACGACACCGGCGCAGCCAAGGCGCGGCTTTTCGCCGAGCGTCATCGAGGGCAGCCTGGGCAAGCCATCTGCCGCGCCCAGGGTCGAGGCGCCACCCGCAGAGACGTCCTCGATTGCGGTTCCCGTGATGGGGCGCATCGCCGCCGGCGTCCCAATTTCTGCGATCCAGAACAATACGCACGAGGTTTCCGTTCCGCTCGACATGATCGGCAACGGTGAACATTACGCACTGGAAATCAAGGGCGATTCGATGATCGAGGCCGGCATCCTCGATGGCGACACCGTGATCATCCGCAACGCGAGCACGGCCAGTCCGGGCGATATCGTCGTGGCACTGATCGATGACGAAGAAGCGACCCTGAAGCGATTCCGCCGGAAAGGTGCGTCGATTGCCCTCGAAGCGGCGAACCCGGCCTATGAGACCCGGATATTCGGACCGGACCGGGTGAAAATCCAGGGCAAACTGGTCGGGCTGATACGGCGGTATCACTAG